From Halomarina ordinaria:
GTGTTCGGTGAAGACGTCGAGTTGCTCGTAGTCGCCGTTGCAGAGTTCCACGTCGAACTCGTCGATGGGGTAGTCGAGGATCTCGGGGTAGATGCGCGAGTAGTCGCCGTAACAGACGTGCAGGCCGATGCGCACGTCGTCCGGGATGTTCTTCGCGATGAGTTCGAGGCACTCGCCGACGATGGCGTGGTCGTCGGGCGTCGTCGCCAGCGCCGGTTCGTCGATCTGGATGTAGCGCGCTCCCGCCTCCACGAGCTTCTCGACCTCGAGGTTGACGAGTTCGGCGAGCGCGTACGAGAGGTCCTCCTCGGTGTCGTAGTGCTCGTTGAACGACCAGTTGGCGAGCGTGTAGGGGCCGGTGATGGGCACCTTGACGGGGCGTTCGGCGGCGGCGTCGACGAACTCGAACTCGTCGACCAGCCACTGCTCGTCGTAGGCCACCTCGCTGACGACGCTCGGCTTGTCGAAGTAGTTGTGTCCCCACACCTTCACGGGACCGTTGAACTCGTAGCCCGTGATGCGGTGGGCGAAGTACTCGACCATCTCGTTGCGCCGCATCTCGCCGTCGACGACGACGTCGAGGCCGGCGCGCTCGTGTTCCTGCGTGATGAGCCGCGAGGCGTCGGCCTTCGCCTCCTCCCAGTTGCCCTCGTCGAAGGTGACGTCGGCGTCGAGTGCCCCCTCGTAGAGGTCGCGCGCGCGGTTCAGCCACTTGGGCTTGGGGTAGCTCCCGACGACGGTCGTCAGGATGAAGTGGTCGTTCGGGTGGTTCGGCGGTCGGAACTGGTCTCTCACGTCGGTCATGCTGTCACCTCCTCCTCGGCGACGGCGGCGCCGAGGGCGTCGAGTTTCTCCTCGAAGCGGTTCACCGGCAGGTAGAACGTCTCCGTGTTCGGCAGGACGTACGTCCGGTCGAACGACCCGCCGGGGGTGTTCTCCGCGAACCACTCGGCGCGCTCGCGGATGAGGTCGGGCGACTCGACCAGCGTGTTCTGCCCGTCGACGAGGCCGAGGGCGACGTCGCCCTTCGTGCCGTACTCGTTGACGTTGTAGAGGTTCTGGTCGTGGTCGGTCACGAGGTCGTAGCCGATGGCCTCGACGTCCGCGTCGAGCAGGTGGGCGTGGACCTTCTCCTCGAGCGAGCCGTAGAAGGTGTGGACGACGACGTCGGCGTCCGTCGCGCCCGCCACGCGGTCGATTGCCTCGCTCGCGTGGGCGTCGCGGCCGTCGCCGGGGGCGTGTTCGACCAGCGACGGTTCGAGCAGCAGGACCGTCTCCAGGTCGGGGAAGGCGTCGACCTCCTCGGCGAGGAAGTCGGCGACGGCGTCGAGGAAGTCGCCCTCGTCGCCGTAGTGCTCGTCCGTGGCGAGGTCCGACAGCGAGTAGGGGCCGGGGACGACCGCCTGGAGCGCGTCGCTCCCGACGTGCTCGGCGGCGCGCTCGAGGTCGGCCGCGAGGTCGCCGTCGAAGGTGAGGTCGCCGCGGACCACCGGCTCGCGGTAGAAGTTGTTGTTGTCGTAGTAGCGGACGATGCCGCGCGTCTCGACGCTGTCGTGGACGCACAGGGGGTGTGCGAGCATGTCGTCCCAGCGGGCCTGCCCCTCCACGAGGCGGTCGAGGCCGGCCTCGCGCTGGCGGTCGAGGAGGTCGGTCCGCACGCGGTCGTACGCCGCCACGATGTCGTCGCCCTCGTCGCCGGAGATGAGGTCGTCCTTCTGGTGTCCCTTGCGGTCGGAGAGCGTCGTCTTCGCTCGGTCGGGGAGCGGGAAGAGCCCCGTCGTCGTCGCGACTAACTCGGTCATCGGTGCGGGCTACGGCATCCCCGTTGATAATAATTGCTTATGCGAGATATGCTCAGTGGTAATCTTCCGGGTTACTCCACGACGACGAGGTCGACCGGGACGTGTTCGCGCAGGTGTTCGACGACGTCGACGTCGAGGTCCAGCCGTTCGAGCAGCGCGCCCGCCAGCGGGCGTCGCGGGTGTCGCGTCAGGACGACGACGTCGACACCGTAGCGCTCGACCGCCTCCGAGAGGGTGTCCTCGATGCGCGCACCGCTCCGGACGGCGTAGTCCGCGTTCACGTCGGCGAGGCGTTCGCCGACCGCCTCGCGGAGGTCGTCGCGCGTCACGCGCGTCCCGAGGTGGACGGGGTTCATGTGGAAGACGAGCACCGTCGACGCCGGGTCGGCGGCGAGGTCGGCCGCGCGGTCGAGCGCCCGACGGTCACGGTCGGTCAGCGGGTACCGGACGGGGACGAGGACGTCCACGGCACCTCACCCCTCGCCCCCCGCGGGTCGCGTTCGAGGTCGAACCATACGGTGAATACGACGCGCTGACACATAGCCCCTGTACCCGATGGACGGGACGGTCCCGTCGCGCGACGGGAGCGCAGTCGGGGGGTCGGACTCAGTCGCGCGGTCGAAGGTCGAGGACGACGAGACGCTCGAACGGGAACGACGCCTCCGCGACGACGTCGCCACGGAGCCCGTTCGCCCGCGCGCGCTCGCGGACGGCCTCGATGTCCGTGAGGGAACTCACGAGGAGGAAGACGCGTCCGCCCGGCGCGAGGACGCGTCGCACGTCGTCGAGGAAGGGGTCGACGAGGCGCCGGCCGTCCGCTCCCCCCGAGAGGGCGTGTTCCATCCAATCGTCCCACTCGGCGTCGGGGTCCGTCGGGAGGTACGGCGGGTTGAACGCGACGACGTCGAACGCGCCGTCGCGAAAGGGCGCGAGGAGGTCGCCGCGGACGACGGGCACGCCGCGCTCGCGGGCCGCCCGGACCGCGAGCGGGCTGAGGTCGACGCCGACGGCGTCACAACCGGTCTCGTCGGCGACCGTCGCCGCGACGTAGCCCGACCCGGTCCCCACGTCGAGGAGACGCTCGTCGCCGTCGAGGCGCTCCGCGACGGCGCGCGCGAGGAGGTCCGAGTCCTCCGCCGGCTGGTACACCTGTTCGTCGTCCGCCCGTTCCCGGAGGTCGCTCACGGCTCGGCCTCCGGCGCGCCCACGTCCCAGGCGAGACTGGCGAGTTCGGCGAACTGCGCGGGGGCGAGTTCCCCGGCGCGCGCGCCCATCAGGTCCTCGTCGGCCGCGGCGACGACGGCGTCCGGCTCCGCGAGCCCCGAGATGTGGGCCGTGTTCCGGACGGCGTTGCGCATCGTTTTTCGGCGCTGGGTGAACACCGCCGTCACGAACCGCAGGAAGAACTCGTCGTCCGGGACGGCGTACTCGGGCGCGCGGGGGACGGCACGGACCAGCGCGCTCTCGACGGCGGGCGCGGGGTCGAACGCCTCCTTCGGAACGGTCTCGACGACGCTCACGTCGGCGTAGTGGCCCGCCGTCACCGACAGGCGGCCGTACTCCGGGGTGTTCGGCTCGGCCGCCATGCGCTCCGCGAACTCCCGCTGGAACATGAGCACGAGCGGGATTCCGATGGGAAGGAGGCGGAACGTCACCTCGCTGGAGACGCCGTAGGGGAGGTTCGAGACGGAGGCGGTGGCGTCGTCGGGGAAGTCGACCTCGAGGGCGTCGCCCTCGACGAGCCGTAACCGACCCTCCTCGATGGCCGCGGCGAACTCCTCGCGAAGGAACGCGGCCAGCCGGGGGTCGCGCTCGACGGCCGTCACCCGGTCGGCGACCGCGAGCAGGCGGTCGGTGAGCGCGCCCGTCCCGGCGCCGATTTCGAGGACGTGACTCGTGTCGGCATCCGCCGGGAGGTAGCCCGGAACGCGGTCGAGGACGCGGTCGTCGACGAGGAAGTGCTGGTCGCGGTTCGGGTCGCCGTGCAGGCCGGCGCGGGCGATGAGTGCGTCGGGGTCGCGGCCACCCGGGCGGCCGCTCGCGGAGTCGGTCATGTGCTGCGAATCGGCCCGGCCCCGATAAACGGTTGTCGTCTGGCGCGGCCGGCTACCGGCGCTCGGTCCCGTACCGCGTCAGCGCGACGGCGACCAGCGCGAGGGCCGCGGACAGCGCGGGGAACGTCACCGCGAGGTCGGCGGACAGTGGGACGGCGCTGGCGGAGAGCGAGTCGGCTCCGCCCGACGGGCGGCGCGTCGCCACCCGTTCGGTGACGCCGCTCGCGCGCCCGAACGGCACTGCAATGGCGAGGGCGCCGGCCAGGACGAACACCGAGACGTCGGAAATTGGAACGACCACGTTCGAGATACTCCTCGATACGATGTCCTCTCTTAGGAGACATTAACGTATTCATGAATATCAGGGAGTGAAACTGCGCTGCTCGACGACTGCGCCGTCGGTACGGAAGGCCGGACTGGCCAACCGTCGCCCCGAGGAGGCGACGGGGACCGTCGCGGTGTCTAGCGGGCGAACGACCGGTACTTGAGGTCGTCCTCGCGGACCTCCTCGAGGATGCGCTCGACGAGGATGCTCCGGGAGTCGTGGAGGCCGGCGACGCGCTCTTCGAGTTCCTCGAAGCTCTCGAACGGTTTGCGCTTTCGCTCCTCCAGGATGGTGTTCCTGAGCTTCTTGCCGATACCGGGCAGGAGGTTCAACTGGTGGAGGCGGAGGGTGATGGGCTGGGCGTCGTTGTAGTGGTCGACGAAGCGCCGCTCGTCGGCCTCGACGATGGCGTCGACCGCGTACTCGAGTTCCGAGCGTGCCCCGCCCGAGACGTCGTCGTGCGTGGTCTCACGGACGCGCTCGATGCCGTCGTCGTCGAGCGCGAAGCGGTCGCCGATGGAGAGGTCGGCGTCCTCCGAGAGCACGCACTCGTAGAGCCGGAAGTCGTCGGCCCCGAGCGCGTAGACGAGCGACGGCTTCTGGTACTGTGGCCGGTCGTCGTCTGCCCGCCCGTGGGGCAGGTAGTCGAGGACGACGGCGACTGCGTCGCTGTCGGAATCGGTCATACGTACCAAAACGGGAACCGCGTATTTAAGCGTACTTCGCGACCGCGTTGAGGACCTCGTCGAGTTCGTCGCCCGAGAGCGAGTAGCGCTCCTGGGCGAAGACGGCGCGCAGTTCGTCGCGGTTGCGCGGCAGCAGGTCCGCGATCTTGTAGGCCGTCGCCTCCTCGACCTTCTCGAACTCCGAGAGTTCCTCGACGAGCGCGCGCGCGTCCTCGGCGCTGAGTTCGGCGAAGCGGTTGACGTGCTCGATGGCGCGGGCGAGTTCGTAGCGCATCTCGCGCTCCTCGTCCAGCGCGCGCTCCGCCTCGATGTCCGCGAGGAGTTCCTTCGCCTCCGAGACGGTGAGGTACTCCTCGTCGACGATCTCCTTGAAGATGGTCATCTATTCGTTCTGCTGGCGGCGGAGGTGGGCGGGACGGACGATGAGCGTCTTGTACTTCCCGCCGTCGTTGATCTCGACCTGGAACGCGCGGCCCTGCTCACCGACGACCTCGCCGGTGTGGCCGTTGAACCGCGGGTGGAAGCGCCCGTCGGGGACGCTGGGGTCGATCTTGAGGTGGACCTTCTCGCCCTCCTCGAACTGCTGGATGGCGCGCTGGGGCGGCGACGTACCGCGCTCGCGAGGGTCGTTCGAGAGCTTCTCTCGGGTTCCGTGGAGAGGGCCTTTGGAACTCGGCATTTGCCGTACGTTCCCCGGACAGCGTTATAAAAGGTGCGTTCTCGACTCCGTACGGTAGCGCGTGACGCCGTCGCGGTCGCTCGCGACGCGACGAACCGAGAAGGATGCGGACCGACTCAGATGCGGCCGACCTGGTCGACGCCGACGCTCTCGACGCCGTCGACGTCGGAGAACGCCTCCTCGATGGCCTCCGTGCCGCCGGCGTCGTCGGGGACGACGACCGTCGGCATGAGGGCGATGAGACCGAACGCGACGTTCTCGCGGTCGACACGGTTGATCTTCGCGCCCTCGGGGAGGGCGTTCTCCAGGCGCTCCTGGAGGTCGTCGAGGTCGATGTCGGGGTTCTGCGGCATGACCTTCATGCGGGCTGCGACCTTCCCCATCGTTACGGCCCCGTGAACCCGCACTGCGAGCACTCGTAGAGGTTGCTCTGCTTGCGGCACTTCGAACAGCGGTAGATCTGGTGCCCGCAGTCGGGGCACTTGAACGCGGCGGCGTTCGTCCCGGAGATGTTTATCCCGCAGGAGACGCACTTTCGCGATCCGCGTTGTTCTGCGCTCATATACGCCCACAGCGGCGCGCGACGTTTAATAGTTGCCAAACCCGATGGACCGGAACGCCACTGACATACCGTCGCACGGCGTAACGCCGCCGATGCCCGAGTCGCAACCGCTCGTCGTCGACGGGAGCGCGGGCGGCGGCCAGGTCCTCCGGACGGCGCTCTCGCTGGCCGCCGTGACCGGCCGAGCGGTCGACGTCGACGACGTCCGGGGGAGTCGCCCCGCGCCCGGCCTGCACCCCCAGCACCTCGCCTGCGTGGAGTGCGTCGCCGCCGCCTGCGACGCGACCGTCGAGGGCGCCGAACTCGAATCACCAGCGGTGGCGTTCGACCCCGGCCCCATCGGCGGCGGTGACCTGCGCTACGACCTCCCCACCGCCGGGAGCGTCTCGCTCCTGTTCGACGCGCTCCTCCCGCTGGCCGTCGCGCTCGACGCCCCCCTCACCGTGACCGCGACGGGTGGCACCGACGTGAAGTGGTCGCCGCCGCTCGCGTCCCTCCAGCACGTGAAACTCCCGCTGCTCGCCCGGGTCGGCCTCGACGCGACGGTGACCCGCGAGCGGACGGGCTTCTACCCCGCAGGCGGTGGGAAGGCGACGCTCACCGTCCGCCCCTCGACGCTCTCGCCACTCTCGCTCACCGAGCGCGGGCCGCTGGAGCGCGTCGCGGTGCACTCGCGGGCCTCGGCGTCGCTCGCGGGCGCGGAGGTGGCCGACCGACAGGCGAACGCCGCGGCCGAGGCGCTCTCGGCGGTCGGCTTCTCGACGACTATCGAGGAGGTCGCGTACGACGACACCGCCTCCCCGGGGTCGTCGCTGCTGCTCGTCGGCGAGTACGGGGGGACGCGACTCGGCGTGGACGCCCTCGGCGAACGCGGGAAACCCTCGGAGGCCGTCGCCGCCGACGCCGTCGAGGCGTTCGAGGACCTCCACGAGGCGGGGGTGGTCCTCGACCCCCACCTCGCGGACCAGTTGCTGGTCTTCCTCGCGCTCGCGGGCGGTGACCTGCTCGCACCGGCGATGACCGACCACCTCCGGACGAATTGCGACGTGCTCTCCGCGTTCGGCTACGAGGTGACGCTGGAGGAGCACCCGGACGGGACCGCGCGCGTTCACAGTGCCGGGGAGCGTTCGGACTGAGGCACCGTCCACTCCGTTCGTGGAGAGGGTGTACTCGGCCACCGTCCCGTCCGCGTCGGAGACGGACGCTGAGTGTTCCGTCAGTCGTTTCAGCCGCCCGTCCCAAGCGTCGGTTGACGGCGTCGGTCACGTGTAAGGCGGACCCGTGACGCCCGATACGACACAGTTGTCAGGGACCGAGAACCTTCCGCCACCTATTTGGTGTACGGTGCTAAATCTATTTTTAGAGATGTCTAATTCGTCGCTGAGGAGGGACCGTCATGCTTGACGAACTCCTCGAAATCTTCGTCTTCTCGGTGCGAGACGGCTTCGTGCAGGTCAGCGCGTTCGTCGCGGTGACGGTGCTGCTGTTCAGCTACGTCCAGTACAGGACCGACGGCCGACTCGTCCGCGAACTCCGGGAGCACGAGCGTGCCCAGCCCCTCGTGGGGGCACTGATGGGCCTCACGCCCGGCTGTGGCGGCGCCATCGTGATGATGCCGCTGTACGTCCGCGGGACGGTGAGCTTCGGGACCGTCGTCGCGACGCTCATCGCCACCGCCGGCGACAGCGCGTTCGTCATCCTCGCGCTCGCCCCCGAGGCGGGGCTGTACGCCTACGGTATCGCGTTCGTCTCGGCCGTCCTGTTCGGCTACGCGGTCGACACGGTCGGTCTCGGCGTCGGGCGCATCGACCGGGCGGTCGACCGCATCCAGACGACGATGACCGACGGCGGCGCCACCACGAACGCGGTCCACGCACCCGGCGGCAGCCACGTCCACCACTACGAGGACGCCACCGCCCAGGCCGCCCGCGACCCGGAGGACCCCATCGTCGAGGACGCGGCCTGTGCGGCCGAACCGACCCGCGACTCCCCGCTCCTGCGCCGGGTGACCGAGGGTGCGCTCGCGCTCTGGTGGGTCGCGGCCGCGGGCGGCCTCGTCGCGGGCGTGCTCTACCTCGCGCGGGGCGCCCCGGACGTCGCGATGGTCGTCGCGCCGAGTTTCGCCGGCGCGTTCACCGTCTTCGGCATCGTGGGAACCGTCGTCTCGTTCTACCTCTACTTCGTGGGCCGGCACTACGTCGGCCACGGACGCATCGGGCGGGGTGAGAACACGTTCGCCAACGTCTACGAGACGCTCACCCACGCGGCGATGGAGACGTCGTTCGTCACGGTGTGGGTGCTCGCGGCGTACCTCGCCTACGAGTACCCCGTCGCCCTGTTCAACCTCGACATCGCGGCCATCGCGGCCGCCGCGGGCCTCCTCGCACCCGTCGCCGGCGCCGCCCTCGGTCTCATCCCCGGCTGTGGCCCGCAGATCGTCCTCGCGACGGCGTACGCCGAGGGGGCCATCCCCTTCTCGGCGCTCACCGCGAACGCCATCAGCCAGGACGGCGACGCGCTGTTCCCCCTCATCGCCATCGACAAGAAGGCGGCCGTCATCGCCAGCATCTACACGACGATTCCGGCACTCGTCGTCGGCGTCGGCCTCCACGCCGTGCTCGGCCCGATGTTCGGCTTCGGCGTCCTCTGACGACCGACTCCCGCGGATTTTTCGTCCCGACGCCGCTCCTCCCGGTAGCCAATGTCCGACGCACTCGGCGACCTCGACGGCCACCCCTTCGTCCGCGTCGACGGCGAGGGGACGCCGCTCGTCGTCGTCGTCGGCCTGAACGACCCTCTCCTGCGCGTGACCGACGCGCTCTGGTTCGCCGCGAGCGTCGCCGCCCTCGGCCGACGCCTGCGTCGGCGCGGCTACCCCGGCCCCGTCTACCTCCTCAGTCGCCCCGTCGGCCTCCCGCGCGACGCCACTACCCGAACGCTGGCCGCCGACCTCGGGGAGGTCCTCGACGCGAACGACCTCGCGCCCGCGAACCTCCTCGGCCTCTCGATGGGCGGGTTCCTCGTCCAGCACCTCGCCGCCGACCGCCCCGACCTGGTCGAGCGCGCCGTCTGCGGACTGGCCGCCGACCGCCTCAGCCCGCACGGGCGACGCACCGTCGAACGCTGGCGGGCGTGGGGCGCGGCGGGCGAGTGGGGGCGAATCTACCGCGCCGGGAGCGACGTCGTCGCCGTCGGCGCCCTCCGTCGCCTGCTCCGCGCCGGGACCTACCCCTACGAGCGACTCGCGAGCGTCCCGCCCGCCGCCGTCGACTTCGACGTCTCGGCGCGGGCGTCCCTCGCACACGACGCCGGCGACCGACTCGCCAGCGTCGACGCTCCCACGCTCGTCGTCGGCGGGACGCGCGACCCCTTCTTCTCGGAACGGGCGTTCCGCCGGACCGCGGACGGCCTCCACGACGGACGGTTCGTCCGGCTCGACGGCCTCGGCCACGAGGCGGTCATCTGCGCCGGCGAGCGCTTCGACCGCCCCGTCGTCGACTTCCTCGCCCCCTGAGAAACCGCAGTCCCCATACGCCCGGCCCCCGACGTCCGACCGTGACCGACGGCCACGAGAACGCCGGCTTCGAACGACTGTTCGGCAGCGACCGCCTCACCTTCGGGGCGGGCTTCCCGCTCACGGGCGCCCGGGAGTCGCGTCCCGACGTCGGGCGGGAGATGACCCTCGCGGCGCACGCGGAGGCGGTCGGGTTCGACGCGCTGTGGGCGCGCGACGTCCCCCTCTACTGGCCGCGCTTCGGCGACGCGGGCCAGACCTTCGACCCCTGGACGTGGCTGGGCCACGCCGCCGCCCACACCGACGAGGTGGCCCTCGGGACGGCGAGCGTCGTCCTCCCGCTCCGGCACCCCTTGCACGTCGCCAAGAGCGCCGCCTCGCTCGACCGGCTCTCGGACGGACGGCTCGTCCTCGGCGTCGCCACCGGCGACCGCGACCCGGAGTTCCCCGCGTTCGACGTCGACATCGAGGACCGCGGCGAACTGTTCCGCGAGAGCGTCGCCTTCCTGCGAACCGTCTGGCGCGAACGGTTCCCCGAGGTCGACTCCCCCTGGGGGTCCCTCTCGGGCGACCTCGACCTCGTCCCGAAGCCGACGACGGGGACCGTCCCTCTGCTCCCGACCGGCCGCGCCCGCCAGTCGCTCGAGTGGCTGGGCGAGCACGGCGACGGCTGGCTGTTCTACCACCTCCCCGAGTCGACGCTCGAATCCTACCTCGCCGACTGGCGGCAGGTCGCTGGCGAGAAACCCTACGCGATGGCCGTCCGCACCGAACTCGCCGACGACCCCGGGGCCGGCCCCGACCCCCGCCACCTCGGCTACCGCGCCGGCAGCGAGTGGTTCGTCGACTACTTCCGGGGGCTCGAGGACCTGGGCGTCGACCACGTCCTCGTCTCGCCGACGGGCGATGACCCCGAGGCGGACCTCGCGCGGTTCGCGGAGACGGTCGTCGAGCAGGTGTAGCGCCGGTCGTCGCTCCGTCGAGTCGCCGTATCGGGACGGATATACCGCTCCGCCGGGTAGGAGCGAGGCATGAACGGCGGCACCTCCCCGGGAGGGGGCGGCTGGTTCGACGGACTCGACCCGGCCGACGACGACGGCGCGGTCGCGGCGATAACCGACGGCGAGGCCGACGGTCCACGGGAGTGGCCGGCGCTGGCCGTCGAGGCGGGTTACGCCGAGACCGAGTCGGACTACTACGACCGACTCCACGAGGCGACCCGGCGCGCGACCCGCGACGCGGTCAGGGAGCGCGAGCGGGCCGACGACCAGCAGTTGAAGCACGCGGTCCGTGCGATGGACGACACCGAGCGCGTGGCGAACGAACTCGCCGAGCGGGTCGCCGAGTGGGCCGGCAGCCGCTACGACGACCCCGGGACGGGCGTGCCCTACGCCCGCGCGCTCGCGCAGCGGGAGGTAACCGACCCGACCGACGAGCGCCTCGTCTCGCTCGCCGGGCGCGTCGCCGACCTCGCCGACGAGAGCGCGGCGCTCCGGGCGTCCATCGAGCGGACCGCGCCGGACGTCGCGCCCAACCTCTCGGCGCTGGCCGGCCCCGTCCTCGCGGCGCGGCTCATCGCGCTCGCGGGGAGCCTGGAGACGCTGGCGCGCAAGCCGAGCGGGACCCTCCAGGTCCTCGGCGCCGAGGACGCGCTGTTCGCCCACCTGCGAGGCCACGGCCCCTCGCCGAAACACGGGGTCATCTACGTCCACGAGTACGTCTCGGGGACGCGTCCGGGTCAGCGCGGGTCGGCCGCCCGCGCGCTCGCCGGGAAACTCTCCATCGCGGCGCGCGTCGACCACTACTCGGGCGACCTGCGCCCCGACCTGGCCGACGAACTGGACGCGCGCATCGAGCGCATCCGGGGGCGGGAGTCGTGAGCCTCCCCGAGGGCGTCGAGCGCCGCACCTTCGACCTCGGCGAGTCGGGGAGCGAGACGCGACTGGCCACCCGGGGGGAGCCGGTGTACGGCGAACCGACCGACGACGGGTGGCGCCTGTGGGACGCCCGCCGCTCGAAACTCGGCGCGACGTTCGAGAAGGGACTCGACACCGGCCTCACGGGCGGCGAGACGGTGCTCTACCTCGGCGCCGCCTCGGGGACGACGGTGAGCCACGTCGCGGACTTCGCCGGGCCGACCTACGCCGTCGAGTTCGCCGCCCGGCCCGCGCGCGACCTGCTCGCGGTGACCGACTCCCGCCCGACCCTCTTTCCCCTGCTGAAGGACGCCCGCGCCCCCGAGACGTACGCCCACGTCGTCGAACCCGTCGACGCCATCGTCCAGGACGTCGCCACGCGCGGCCAGGCGCGGGTAGCGAACGCCAACCGACAGTTCCTCCGGGAGGGCGGGCGCCTCCTCGCCGCGGTCAAGGCCCGGAGCGAGGACGTCACCGCCGACCCCGAGCGCGTCTTCGAGCGCTTCCTCGACGACCTCTCGGGCTACGAGGTGGTCGAGACCGCCCGCCTCGAACCGTTCCACGACGACCACCTCGCCGTCGTCGCACGGCGGGTCTGAACCGACGCACCCTTTTGCCGTCGGACACCGTACGGGAGGTATGAGCCTCGACGTACCGGCGCCCGAGCCACCGGAACTCCAGCACGCGCTCGACCCCGACGACTACGCGGACGCGGACGTCCAGGGCGACGAGTACCGCCGCGACGAACTGGAGGAGTTCCTCCGCGATGGCGCCTGGGAACGGGCGTTCGACGAGTGGGCGGAACACGCCGACCTCGACGAGTCGGAGTGGGCCATCGTCACCGACCTCGGTCTCGTCTCGCGCTACGACTTCTTCTGGGACGACTTCGCCGACCGCGTGGGGTATCACGCACCCGGCCTCCCCGAGGACTGGCGCGAGCGCGACGTCCACCCCGACCTCGACTCCTGGGGGACCGTCTCGGCCATCAACGCCGGCCTGACCGAGCTCGGCCAGGTCGTCTCCGACGTCCTGAAAGACGAGTACGTCGACTGGGAGTCCGCCTTCGAGGCACCCGACGACCTCCCCGACTTCTGACCCGCCGTCGGACAGGTCGGTGCTCGCAGTGCCAGCGCGTGCATACACCGGTTTCATACGATATCGCTGCGAACGCCGAGACACAATGAGCGACTGGAACGACCGCATCGTCGGCGCGCGCATGGCGGTCGACCGCGAGTTCGAGGGCCGCATCGCCGACTCGGAGTTCTCCCGTCAGCAGTGGGGGCTCGTCATGACCGCGACGGAGTTCGAGATCGAGCACCCCGCCTCGCCGGAGCGCGCACGCGTCGTCGCGAACACGGCACACCTCCCCTCGGTGGTCCCCGAACTGGAGCGCATGGAGAGCGAGACGGCCGGCGTCCCCGGCGGGGGCGGGCGTTC
This genomic window contains:
- a CDS encoding methionine synthase, producing the protein MTDVRDQFRPPNHPNDHFILTTVVGSYPKPKWLNRARDLYEGALDADVTFDEGNWEEAKADASRLITQEHERAGLDVVVDGEMRRNEMVEYFAHRITGYEFNGPVKVWGHNYFDKPSVVSEVAYDEQWLVDEFEFVDAAAERPVKVPITGPYTLANWSFNEHYDTEEDLSYALAELVNLEVEKLVEAGARYIQIDEPALATTPDDHAIVGECLELIAKNIPDDVRIGLHVCYGDYSRIYPEILDYPIDEFDVELCNGDYEQLDVFTEHEFTKDLALGVVDAHVAEVEPVSQIKENVKRGFEVVPPERLTVSPDCGLKLLPREVAYGKMENMVAATREVEAELDAGDVDLGAPARADD
- a CDS encoding 5-methyltetrahydropteroyltriglutamate--homocysteine methyltransferase; the encoded protein is MTELVATTTGLFPLPDRAKTTLSDRKGHQKDDLISGDEGDDIVAAYDRVRTDLLDRQREAGLDRLVEGQARWDDMLAHPLCVHDSVETRGIVRYYDNNNFYREPVVRGDLTFDGDLAADLERAAEHVGSDALQAVVPGPYSLSDLATDEHYGDEGDFLDAVADFLAEEVDAFPDLETVLLLEPSLVEHAPGDGRDAHASEAIDRVAGATDADVVVHTFYGSLEEKVHAHLLDADVEAIGYDLVTDHDQNLYNVNEYGTKGDVALGLVDGQNTLVESPDLIRERAEWFAENTPGGSFDRTYVLPNTETFYLPVNRFEEKLDALGAAVAEEEVTA
- a CDS encoding HemK2/MTQ2 family protein methyltransferase yields the protein MSDLRERADDEQVYQPAEDSDLLARAVAERLDGDERLLDVGTGSGYVAATVADETGCDAVGVDLSPLAVRAARERGVPVVRGDLLAPFRDGAFDVVAFNPPYLPTDPDAEWDDWMEHALSGGADGRRLVDPFLDDVRRVLAPGGRVFLLVSSLTDIEAVRERARANGLRGDVVAEASFPFERLVVLDLRPRD
- a CDS encoding 16S ribosomal RNA methyltransferase A codes for the protein MTDSASGRPGGRDPDALIARAGLHGDPNRDQHFLVDDRVLDRVPGYLPADADTSHVLEIGAGTGALTDRLLAVADRVTAVERDPRLAAFLREEFAAAIEEGRLRLVEGDALEVDFPDDATASVSNLPYGVSSEVTFRLLPIGIPLVLMFQREFAERMAAEPNTPEYGRLSVTAGHYADVSVVETVPKEAFDPAPAVESALVRAVPRAPEYAVPDDEFFLRFVTAVFTQRRKTMRNAVRNTAHISGLAEPDAVVAAADEDLMGARAGELAPAQFAELASLAWDVGAPEAEP
- a CDS encoding DUF655 domain-containing protein, yielding MTDSDSDAVAVVLDYLPHGRADDDRPQYQKPSLVYALGADDFRLYECVLSEDADLSIGDRFALDDDGIERVRETTHDDVSGGARSELEYAVDAIVEADERRFVDHYNDAQPITLRLHQLNLLPGIGKKLRNTILEERKRKPFESFEELEERVAGLHDSRSILVERILEEVREDDLKYRSFAR
- a CDS encoding RNA polymerase Rpb4 family protein; translation: MTIFKEIVDEEYLTVSEAKELLADIEAERALDEEREMRYELARAIEHVNRFAELSAEDARALVEELSEFEKVEEATAYKIADLLPRNRDELRAVFAQERYSLSGDELDEVLNAVAKYA
- a CDS encoding 50S ribosomal protein L21e gives rise to the protein MPSSKGPLHGTREKLSNDPRERGTSPPQRAIQQFEEGEKVHLKIDPSVPDGRFHPRFNGHTGEVVGEQGRAFQVEINDGGKYKTLIVRPAHLRRQQNE
- a CDS encoding elongation factor 1-beta, with the translated sequence MGKVAARMKVMPQNPDIDLDDLQERLENALPEGAKINRVDRENVAFGLIALMPTVVVPDDAGGTEAIEEAFSDVDGVESVGVDQVGRI
- a CDS encoding HVO_2753 family zinc finger protein, encoding MSAEQRGSRKCVSCGINISGTNAAAFKCPDCGHQIYRCSKCRKQSNLYECSQCGFTGP
- the rtcA gene encoding RNA 3'-terminal phosphate cyclase; this encodes MPESQPLVVDGSAGGGQVLRTALSLAAVTGRAVDVDDVRGSRPAPGLHPQHLACVECVAAACDATVEGAELESPAVAFDPGPIGGGDLRYDLPTAGSVSLLFDALLPLAVALDAPLTVTATGGTDVKWSPPLASLQHVKLPLLARVGLDATVTRERTGFYPAGGGKATLTVRPSTLSPLSLTERGPLERVAVHSRASASLAGAEVADRQANAAAEALSAVGFSTTIEEVAYDDTASPGSSLLLVGEYGGTRLGVDALGERGKPSEAVAADAVEAFEDLHEAGVVLDPHLADQLLVFLALAGGDLLAPAMTDHLRTNCDVLSAFGYEVTLEEHPDGTARVHSAGERSD